A window from Amblyomma americanum isolate KBUSLIRL-KWMA chromosome 7, ASM5285725v1, whole genome shotgun sequence encodes these proteins:
- the LOC144098323 gene encoding uncharacterized protein LOC144098323 isoform X4, whose translation MRILRRLRMSDGRRSQVVLLDERRLDILIQPRLYACDLLDMVASHFNLKEKEYFGLAFLDETGHYHWLQLDKRVLEHDLPKKSSQGTLVLYFLVKYYVESISLLKDSATVEALYLQCKSLIAKGALEADSETVFQLAALVLQATHGNYIDDQTTKMHLKKLPVLPTSTLKAHPSISYCEGKVIEHYHQLAGRSRGSAIIAYMNLVENLPTYGIHFYEVKDKGGIPWWIGLSCKGVSQYDYNDKKTPRKFFQWKLLENLYFRDKKFSIEVHNPRRVVHALSSFNVYEDVIEAPPEGFDPLADAISDSTTQVSVSRRTFGPGNVTVVVWFAATPALTKSIWSMAIAQHQFYLDNNVGKRKIEDVGCLEKFAAELSKSSQSLSSASTGSNLSRSASCHSLPAIKIEDHTDHHPQMNEEAERAKQEMLAALKARKEALEEALRKKVEELKSVCLKEGEVTGELPPEMPLAPGEPPPQVRRRVGTAFILDDQLLSNAKSKEETMSSLELEYELQNKITSAALRLANDMSADRSLRRQRKLCYQQAHEKLKQVEQKLGTLKKQKNHGNKPKIMLQSDDEPSEDNISHSTGGSDTPFRGSSNASDVSPAASPKLNSYDGLLVEKRGRLQTVSAVPGDVRLSPSLASVSAPASPIKHRAVPGRTASPGAGWTGYGAGYAPSNIYQTRTAYRRQQYPTLTGSGSAGSSPVPLKSPYRDRFESGLSVEGSNLYSVPTQRTSQAFDSQDDLVTSSPGEPQDLGLVSRHNSLESNRRHHRRIAGISAQSALTIKRDSTTPLKPAPPAWTGPSYSPPTCAPVQCTPPQCAIVQCVPVQCTPPQCAPTYCPPMQCTPMHCPQPQCTPMHCPQAQCTPTHSPQAQGTPMQCPPAQYPPMQRIECHPRLPPHLQQQHHSASPSQQRRAVSSSLSYPENFPPPSTPVVSSNHYHPSKSHSYHENMVRHIDECGVPVFVPVDSDGSLRYQDAVHRPVEPITVYHKPPMPPALIQHHLAHRKKLQEVCGDSFPGRPLSSMSAANYAAFQRVHPDPYLSQPTSPTGYSAAHNAKLETLQEGHSGSYGNQCLSVTVSSSRAFSSVTQSYSTESLKHRAKDWVETSLDSPLPARKPSKQQEPPPSSPSQVSMLSSGSESLPEAVQGPAATLSRHDNCRDGRAAAAESPHFEREKICSPLPQPLSPKTMPGVELNIVTLGHFQPYWEETKPYEISDFYKYSTKHRKPSGSQDSTKSPSQSGNSSGVVSPVLTSPLAAEGVSRERDEQLAPHSSLAERMKMVERSPPDGMAAVEEPHTSHSADSSLNLDRSSVADAFHEEMIAWYEDQDSGNKATLV comes from the exons ATGAGCGATGGGCGGCGGAGTCAAGTGGTCCTCCTGGATGAGCGTCGCCTTGACATTCTCATTCAG CCAAGGCTCTATGCCTGCGATCTCCTTGATATGGTGGCTTCTCATTTCAACCTCAAAGAGAAGGAGTACTTTGGCTTGGCATTTCTTGATGAAAC GGGCCATTATCATTGGCTTCAGCTCGACAAGAGGGTTCTCGAGCATGACCTGCCCAAGAAGTCGTCTCAGGGTACCTTGGTGCTCTACTTTCTGGTCAA GTACTATGTGGAAAGCATTTCATTGCTGAAAGATAGTGCCACAGTAGAAGCACTTTACCTTCAGTGCAAATCACTCATTGCCAAG GGTGCATTGGAAGCGGATTCTGAAACAGTGTTTCAACTTGCTGCTCTAGTCCTTCAAGCAACACATGGAAACTACATTGA TGATCAAACCACAAAAATGCATCTCAAGAAGCTTCCTGTTCTTCCTACCAGCACACTCAAAGCTCATCCGTCCATTTCCTACTG TGAAGGCAAAGTCATTGAACATTATCATCAGCTTGCAGGGCGCTCAAGGGGTTCTGCAATTATTGC ATACATGAACCTTGTAGAAAACCTGCCCACATATGGCATTCATTTTTATGAGGTTAAG GACAAGGGAGGCATTCCCTGGTGGATAGGCCTCAGTTGCAAGGGAGTCAGCCAGTATGATTACAACGACAAGAAGACTCCACGAAAG TTCTTTCAGTGGAAACTCCTGGAGAACCTTTACTTTCGAGACAAGAAATTTTCAATTGAAGTTCACAACCCCCGGAG AGTGGTCCATGCCCTGAGCAGTTTCAATGTGTACGAGGATGTGATAGAGGCACCCCCTGAAGGGTTTGACCCCCTGGCTGATGCCATTAGTGACTCCACAACCCA GGTATCTGTGAGCAGACGAACATTTGGACCAGGCAATGTTACCGTGGTGGTCTGGTTTGCGGCTACACCGGCCTTGACGAAGAGCATCTGGTCGATGGCCATAGCACAACATCAGTTTTACTTGGACAACAATGTTGGGAAG CGGAAAATTGAAGATGTCGGCTGTCTAGAGAAGTTTGCTGCCGAGCTTTCCAAGAGTTCTCAGTCCTTGTCGTCAGCCAGCACAGGATCTAACCTGAGCCGAAGTGCGAGTTGCCACAGCCTACCTGCCATCAAGATTGAAG ATCATACGGACCATCATCCGCAGATGAATGAAGAGGCAGAACGAGCCAAGCAGGAGATGCTGGCCGCGCTGAAGGCCCGCAAGGAGGCCCTCGAGGAGGCCCTGCGCAAGAAAGTGGAGGAGCTCAAGTCGGTGTGCCTCAAGGAGGGCGAGGTGACAGGCGAGCTTCCTCCAGAGATGCCGCTGGCACCGGGAGAGCCCCCACCTCAGGTGCGGCGGCGAGTGGGTACAGCCTTCATTCTGGACGACCAGCTGCTCTCCAATGCCAAGAGCAAG GAGGAGACAATGAGCTCTTTAGAGCTGGAGTATGAGTTGCAGAACAAGATTACTAGCGCTGCTTTGAGATTGGCCAATGACATGAGTGCCGACAGAAGCCTGAGGAGGCAGCGGAAGTTATGCTATCAGCAGGCTCATGAGAAG CTGAAACAGGTGGAACAGAAACTGGGAACTTTGAAAAAACAGAAGAATCATGGCAACAAACCCAAAATCATGCTGCAGTCTGATGACG aaCCCAGTGAAGATAACATCAGTCATAGCACTGGGGGCAGCG ACACTCCGTTCAGAGGGAGCAGCAATGCATCAGATGTCAGCCCTGCCGCGTCACCCAAGCTAAACAGCTATGACGGCCTTCTAGTAGAG AAACGTGGCCGCCTCCAAACAGTCAGCGCAGTGCCTGGTGACGTTCGCCTCTCGCCCTCCCTGGCCTCTGTGTCTGCACCAGCCAGCCCCATCAAACACCGTGCGGTCCCCGGTCGGACTGCTTCCCCTGGTGCAGGCTGGACTGGCTACGGTGCAGGCTATGCCCCCAGCAACATCTACCAGACCCGCACGGCATACCGCCGCCAGCAGTACCCAACACTCACTGGCTCTGGCTCAGCGGGCTCCAGTCCCGTGCCACTCAAGTCACCGTACAGGGACAG GTTTGAGTCTGGCCTGAGTGTAGAGGGGAGCAATCTGTACAGTGTACCGACGCAACGAACCAGCCAGGCATTTGACAGTCAGGATGACCTTGTGACTAGCAGCCCTGGAGAGCCACAAGATCTGGGCTTGGTGTCCAGGCACAACAGCCTGGAAAGCAATCGACGCCATCACCGCCGAATTGCTGGAATTTCAGCACAATCTGCGCTCACCATCAAGCGAGACTCAACAACCCCCCTTAAGCCTGCTCCTCCAGCCTGGACTGGCCCTTCCTACTCGCCTCCCACATGTGCACCAGTGCAATGTACACCACCACAGTGTGCAATAGTCCAATGTGTGCCAGTGCAATGTACACCGCCACAGTGTGCACCGACATACTGTCCACCAATGCAGTGTACACCTATGCATTGTCCTCAACCACAGTGCACACCTATGCATTGTCCTCAAGCACAGTGCACACCTACGCATTCTCCACAAGCACAGGGTACACCTATGCAGTGTCCACCAGCGCAGTACCCACCAATGCAGAGAATAGAATGCCACCCACGGCTGCCACCGCACCTTCAACAGCAGCACCACTCAGCCTCGCCATCTCAGCAGCGACGGGCTGTCTCCAGCTCATTGTCCTACCCCGAAAACTTTCCCCCACCGTCGACCCCAGTGGTTAGCAGCAACCATTATCACCCAAGCAAATCCCACTCGTATCATGAAAACATGGTGAGGCACATTGATGAATGTGGAGTGCCCGTGTTTGTCCCTGTGGACAGCGACGGAAGCTTGCGCTACCAGGATGCGGTGCACCGTCCTGTCGAGCCTATCACTGTATATCACAAGCCGCCAATGCCGCCAGCCCTCATCCAGCACCACCTTGCTCACCGAAAGAAGCTGCAGGAGGTGTGTGGCGACAGCTTCCCGGGCAGGCCGCTGTCCAGTATGTCTGCTGCTAACTATGCGGCATTTCAGCGAGTTCATCCAGATCCTTACCTCAGCCAGCCTACCAGCCCAACTGGCTACAGTGCAGCTCACAATGCCAAGTTGGAGACACTACAGGAGGGACACAGTGGCTCTTATGGCAACCAGTGCTTGTCTGTGACTGTGTCTTCTTCAAGAGCATTCTCTTCGGTCACTCAGTCCTACAGCACTGAAAGCCTGAAGCATCGTGCCAAGGACTGGGTGGAGACTTCGCTCGACTCTCCACTGCCTGCGAGAAAGCCATCAAAACAACAGGAGCCACCGCCTTCCTCACCGTCTCAAGTCTCGATGCTGTCGTCTGGAAGCGAAAGTCTGCCAGAGGCAGTTCAGGGTCCTGCAGCCACCTTGTCTCGCCATGACAACTGTCGAGacggcagggcagcagcagcagagagcccTCACTTTGAGAGGGAGAAGATCTGCTCTCCCTTGCCTCAGCCATTAAGCCCGAAAACAATGCCTGGAGTGGAGCTCAACATAGTGACATTGGGGCACTTTCAGCCCTACTGGGAAGAGACCAAACCATATGAGATCTCGGACTTCTATAAGTACAGTACCAAGCACCGCAAGCCATCTGGAAGCCAGGACTCGACAAAGAGTCCCAGCCAATCTGGCAACTCAAGCGGTGTGGTCTCTCCTGTGCTAACGTCCCCTCTTGCTGCTGAGGGTGTGTCCAGGGAGCGGGATGAACAGCTGGCCCCGCACTCTTCACTTGCTGAACGCATGAAGATGGTGGAAAGGAGTCCTCCAGATGGAATGGC TGCTGTTGAGGAACCACACACCAGCCACAGTGCGGACAGCAGTTTGAACCTGGACAGATCATCAGTTGCAGATGCCTTCCACGAAGAAATGATTGCATGGTATGAGGACCAAGACTCTGGCAATAAGGCAACTCTTGTTTGA
- the LOC144098323 gene encoding uncharacterized protein LOC144098323 isoform X3, producing the protein MGSDRLYKEIWNRFAMSDGRRSQVVLLDERRLDILIQPRLYACDLLDMVASHFNLKEKEYFGLAFLDETGHYHWLQLDKRVLEHDLPKKSSQGTLVLYFLVKYYVESISLLKDSATVEALYLQCKSLIAKGALEADSETVFQLAALVLQATHGNYIDDQTTKMHLKKLPVLPTSTLKAHPSISYCEGKVIEHYHQLAGRSRGSAIIAYMNLVENLPTYGIHFYEVKDKGGIPWWIGLSCKGVSQYDYNDKKTPRKFFQWKLLENLYFRDKKFSIEVHNPRRVVHALSSFNVYEDVIEAPPEGFDPLADAISDSTTQVSVSRRTFGPGNVTVVVWFAATPALTKSIWSMAIAQHQFYLDNNVGKRKIEDVGCLEKFAAELSKSSQSLSSASTGSNLSRSASCHSLPAIKIEDHTDHHPQMNEEAERAKQEMLAALKARKEALEEALRKKVEELKSVCLKEGEVTGELPPEMPLAPGEPPPQVRRRVGTAFILDDQLLSNAKSKEETMSSLELEYELQNKITSAALRLANDMSADRSLRRQRKLCYQQAHEKLKQVEQKLGTLKKQKNHGNKPKIMLQSDDEPSEDNISHSTGGSDTPFRGSSNASDVSPAASPKLNSYDGLLVEKRGRLQTVSAVPGDVRLSPSLASVSAPASPIKHRAVPGRTASPGAGWTGYGAGYAPSNIYQTRTAYRRQQYPTLTGSGSAGSSPVPLKSPYRDRFESGLSVEGSNLYSVPTQRTSQAFDSQDDLVTSSPGEPQDLGLVSRHNSLESNRRHHRRIAGISAQSALTIKRDSTTPLKPAPPAWTGPSYSPPTCAPVQCTPPQCAIVQCVPVQCTPPQCAPTYCPPMQCTPMHCPQPQCTPMHCPQAQCTPTHSPQAQGTPMQCPPAQYPPMQRIECHPRLPPHLQQQHHSASPSQQRRAVSSSLSYPENFPPPSTPVVSSNHYHPSKSHSYHENMVRHIDECGVPVFVPVDSDGSLRYQDAVHRPVEPITVYHKPPMPPALIQHHLAHRKKLQEVCGDSFPGRPLSSMSAANYAAFQRVHPDPYLSQPTSPTGYSAAHNAKLETLQEGHSGSYGNQCLSVTVSSSRAFSSVTQSYSTESLKHRAKDWVETSLDSPLPARKPSKQQEPPPSSPSQVSMLSSGSESLPEAVQGPAATLSRHDNCRDGRAAAAESPHFEREKICSPLPQPLSPKTMPGVELNIVTLGHFQPYWEETKPYEISDFYKYSTKHRKPSGSQDSTKSPSQSGNSSGVVSPVLTSPLAAEGVSRERDEQLAPHSSLAERMKMVERSPPDGMAAVEEPHTSHSADSSLNLDRSSVADAFHEEMIAWYEDQDSGNKATLV; encoded by the exons ATGAGCGATGGGCGGCGGAGTCAAGTGGTCCTCCTGGATGAGCGTCGCCTTGACATTCTCATTCAG CCAAGGCTCTATGCCTGCGATCTCCTTGATATGGTGGCTTCTCATTTCAACCTCAAAGAGAAGGAGTACTTTGGCTTGGCATTTCTTGATGAAAC GGGCCATTATCATTGGCTTCAGCTCGACAAGAGGGTTCTCGAGCATGACCTGCCCAAGAAGTCGTCTCAGGGTACCTTGGTGCTCTACTTTCTGGTCAA GTACTATGTGGAAAGCATTTCATTGCTGAAAGATAGTGCCACAGTAGAAGCACTTTACCTTCAGTGCAAATCACTCATTGCCAAG GGTGCATTGGAAGCGGATTCTGAAACAGTGTTTCAACTTGCTGCTCTAGTCCTTCAAGCAACACATGGAAACTACATTGA TGATCAAACCACAAAAATGCATCTCAAGAAGCTTCCTGTTCTTCCTACCAGCACACTCAAAGCTCATCCGTCCATTTCCTACTG TGAAGGCAAAGTCATTGAACATTATCATCAGCTTGCAGGGCGCTCAAGGGGTTCTGCAATTATTGC ATACATGAACCTTGTAGAAAACCTGCCCACATATGGCATTCATTTTTATGAGGTTAAG GACAAGGGAGGCATTCCCTGGTGGATAGGCCTCAGTTGCAAGGGAGTCAGCCAGTATGATTACAACGACAAGAAGACTCCACGAAAG TTCTTTCAGTGGAAACTCCTGGAGAACCTTTACTTTCGAGACAAGAAATTTTCAATTGAAGTTCACAACCCCCGGAG AGTGGTCCATGCCCTGAGCAGTTTCAATGTGTACGAGGATGTGATAGAGGCACCCCCTGAAGGGTTTGACCCCCTGGCTGATGCCATTAGTGACTCCACAACCCA GGTATCTGTGAGCAGACGAACATTTGGACCAGGCAATGTTACCGTGGTGGTCTGGTTTGCGGCTACACCGGCCTTGACGAAGAGCATCTGGTCGATGGCCATAGCACAACATCAGTTTTACTTGGACAACAATGTTGGGAAG CGGAAAATTGAAGATGTCGGCTGTCTAGAGAAGTTTGCTGCCGAGCTTTCCAAGAGTTCTCAGTCCTTGTCGTCAGCCAGCACAGGATCTAACCTGAGCCGAAGTGCGAGTTGCCACAGCCTACCTGCCATCAAGATTGAAG ATCATACGGACCATCATCCGCAGATGAATGAAGAGGCAGAACGAGCCAAGCAGGAGATGCTGGCCGCGCTGAAGGCCCGCAAGGAGGCCCTCGAGGAGGCCCTGCGCAAGAAAGTGGAGGAGCTCAAGTCGGTGTGCCTCAAGGAGGGCGAGGTGACAGGCGAGCTTCCTCCAGAGATGCCGCTGGCACCGGGAGAGCCCCCACCTCAGGTGCGGCGGCGAGTGGGTACAGCCTTCATTCTGGACGACCAGCTGCTCTCCAATGCCAAGAGCAAG GAGGAGACAATGAGCTCTTTAGAGCTGGAGTATGAGTTGCAGAACAAGATTACTAGCGCTGCTTTGAGATTGGCCAATGACATGAGTGCCGACAGAAGCCTGAGGAGGCAGCGGAAGTTATGCTATCAGCAGGCTCATGAGAAG CTGAAACAGGTGGAACAGAAACTGGGAACTTTGAAAAAACAGAAGAATCATGGCAACAAACCCAAAATCATGCTGCAGTCTGATGACG aaCCCAGTGAAGATAACATCAGTCATAGCACTGGGGGCAGCG ACACTCCGTTCAGAGGGAGCAGCAATGCATCAGATGTCAGCCCTGCCGCGTCACCCAAGCTAAACAGCTATGACGGCCTTCTAGTAGAG AAACGTGGCCGCCTCCAAACAGTCAGCGCAGTGCCTGGTGACGTTCGCCTCTCGCCCTCCCTGGCCTCTGTGTCTGCACCAGCCAGCCCCATCAAACACCGTGCGGTCCCCGGTCGGACTGCTTCCCCTGGTGCAGGCTGGACTGGCTACGGTGCAGGCTATGCCCCCAGCAACATCTACCAGACCCGCACGGCATACCGCCGCCAGCAGTACCCAACACTCACTGGCTCTGGCTCAGCGGGCTCCAGTCCCGTGCCACTCAAGTCACCGTACAGGGACAG GTTTGAGTCTGGCCTGAGTGTAGAGGGGAGCAATCTGTACAGTGTACCGACGCAACGAACCAGCCAGGCATTTGACAGTCAGGATGACCTTGTGACTAGCAGCCCTGGAGAGCCACAAGATCTGGGCTTGGTGTCCAGGCACAACAGCCTGGAAAGCAATCGACGCCATCACCGCCGAATTGCTGGAATTTCAGCACAATCTGCGCTCACCATCAAGCGAGACTCAACAACCCCCCTTAAGCCTGCTCCTCCAGCCTGGACTGGCCCTTCCTACTCGCCTCCCACATGTGCACCAGTGCAATGTACACCACCACAGTGTGCAATAGTCCAATGTGTGCCAGTGCAATGTACACCGCCACAGTGTGCACCGACATACTGTCCACCAATGCAGTGTACACCTATGCATTGTCCTCAACCACAGTGCACACCTATGCATTGTCCTCAAGCACAGTGCACACCTACGCATTCTCCACAAGCACAGGGTACACCTATGCAGTGTCCACCAGCGCAGTACCCACCAATGCAGAGAATAGAATGCCACCCACGGCTGCCACCGCACCTTCAACAGCAGCACCACTCAGCCTCGCCATCTCAGCAGCGACGGGCTGTCTCCAGCTCATTGTCCTACCCCGAAAACTTTCCCCCACCGTCGACCCCAGTGGTTAGCAGCAACCATTATCACCCAAGCAAATCCCACTCGTATCATGAAAACATGGTGAGGCACATTGATGAATGTGGAGTGCCCGTGTTTGTCCCTGTGGACAGCGACGGAAGCTTGCGCTACCAGGATGCGGTGCACCGTCCTGTCGAGCCTATCACTGTATATCACAAGCCGCCAATGCCGCCAGCCCTCATCCAGCACCACCTTGCTCACCGAAAGAAGCTGCAGGAGGTGTGTGGCGACAGCTTCCCGGGCAGGCCGCTGTCCAGTATGTCTGCTGCTAACTATGCGGCATTTCAGCGAGTTCATCCAGATCCTTACCTCAGCCAGCCTACCAGCCCAACTGGCTACAGTGCAGCTCACAATGCCAAGTTGGAGACACTACAGGAGGGACACAGTGGCTCTTATGGCAACCAGTGCTTGTCTGTGACTGTGTCTTCTTCAAGAGCATTCTCTTCGGTCACTCAGTCCTACAGCACTGAAAGCCTGAAGCATCGTGCCAAGGACTGGGTGGAGACTTCGCTCGACTCTCCACTGCCTGCGAGAAAGCCATCAAAACAACAGGAGCCACCGCCTTCCTCACCGTCTCAAGTCTCGATGCTGTCGTCTGGAAGCGAAAGTCTGCCAGAGGCAGTTCAGGGTCCTGCAGCCACCTTGTCTCGCCATGACAACTGTCGAGacggcagggcagcagcagcagagagcccTCACTTTGAGAGGGAGAAGATCTGCTCTCCCTTGCCTCAGCCATTAAGCCCGAAAACAATGCCTGGAGTGGAGCTCAACATAGTGACATTGGGGCACTTTCAGCCCTACTGGGAAGAGACCAAACCATATGAGATCTCGGACTTCTATAAGTACAGTACCAAGCACCGCAAGCCATCTGGAAGCCAGGACTCGACAAAGAGTCCCAGCCAATCTGGCAACTCAAGCGGTGTGGTCTCTCCTGTGCTAACGTCCCCTCTTGCTGCTGAGGGTGTGTCCAGGGAGCGGGATGAACAGCTGGCCCCGCACTCTTCACTTGCTGAACGCATGAAGATGGTGGAAAGGAGTCCTCCAGATGGAATGGC TGCTGTTGAGGAACCACACACCAGCCACAGTGCGGACAGCAGTTTGAACCTGGACAGATCATCAGTTGCAGATGCCTTCCACGAAGAAATGATTGCATGGTATGAGGACCAAGACTCTGGCAATAAGGCAACTCTTGTTTGA